A genomic region of [Eubacterium] eligens ATCC 27750 contains the following coding sequences:
- a CDS encoding ABC transporter permease, protein MRRKLELLKLQIKSAFLSIPKIILGTIVTAVLVIAISTCVGIATAQDSDLRMKVAVVYPDYDETENSDSADDNKEFRYIKMAFNYVSEIDTIKNVCTFEYTDRQQAIDGLRNNYYVMAIIVPENMIRDIMSGENTPVEVVCPSAGVNNTSMIFREMVRAGGSDLATAEAGIYTFDDLFNGVLKNYRGLRGTHENKLNDIYLSYALNRSIYFKTRDISVKEGLSTVQFYVCTAIVMLLLLSTITCAGNMKGESRSLAKSLKGAGISAFDTGIARTTGVGIVYIMIFEVIFIIINVMRLGVPAISGVLAVSTVGEFIASILGIVVLVYAAVSFINCIFSVVDDTVYSVITVCILGMACMYASGCIVSSAFLAPGVRVIGMYLPTNGLFTLACQIIKGTVDISTIMTNVLWIIIFQAAGALAVKIRRDR, encoded by the coding sequence ATGAGAAGAAAACTGGAATTATTAAAATTGCAGATAAAATCCGCATTTTTATCTATACCGAAGATAATTCTGGGTACGATAGTGACGGCAGTACTTGTGATTGCAATAAGTACATGCGTGGGCATTGCAACGGCACAGGACAGTGACCTGAGAATGAAGGTTGCTGTTGTGTATCCTGATTATGATGAGACAGAAAACTCTGATTCGGCAGATGATAATAAGGAGTTTCGATATATTAAGATGGCATTCAATTATGTCAGTGAGATAGACACAATTAAGAATGTCTGTACATTTGAATATACTGACAGACAGCAGGCTATAGATGGTTTAAGAAATAATTATTATGTTATGGCTATTATCGTGCCAGAGAACATGATAAGAGATATTATGTCGGGCGAGAATACACCTGTTGAGGTTGTGTGTCCGTCAGCGGGCGTTAATAATACATCAATGATATTCCGTGAGATGGTGAGAGCAGGAGGCTCAGACCTTGCAACTGCAGAAGCGGGGATATATACATTTGACGACTTGTTCAATGGAGTGCTTAAGAATTACAGGGGACTGCGGGGAACACATGAGAATAAGCTTAATGACATATATCTTTCGTATGCACTTAACAGAAGCATATACTTTAAGACAAGAGATATATCGGTTAAAGAAGGCTTGAGTACAGTACAGTTCTATGTATGCACAGCAATTGTGATGCTGCTTTTACTTAGCACAATAACATGTGCCGGCAATATGAAGGGGGAGAGCAGGTCGCTTGCAAAGAGCCTTAAAGGTGCGGGAATATCAGCATTTGATACCGGAATTGCAAGAACTACCGGAGTTGGCATTGTGTATATAATGATATTTGAAGTGATTTTTATTATAATTAATGTAATGAGGCTGGGGGTGCCTGCAATATCAGGAGTTCTGGCAGTTTCGACAGTTGGAGAATTCATTGCTTCCATACTGGGGATTGTGGTGCTTGTGTATGCGGCAGTTTCATTTATAAACTGTATATTCTCAGTAGTTGACGACACGGTGTATTCAGTTATTACGGTGTGTATCCTTGGAATGGCGTGCATGTATGCATCCGGATGTATTGTTTCATCAGCATTTCTTGCGCCGGGTGTGAGGGTTATTGGCATGTATCTTCCGACTAACGGCTTATTCACACTTGCATGTCAGATAATCAAGGGAACTGTGGATATCAGTACCATTATGACAAATGTTTTGTGGATAATTATATTTCAGGCAGCAGGGGCATTGGCGGTTAAGATAAGGAGAGACAGATAA
- a CDS encoding ABC transporter ATP-binding protein, whose product MFIEVENIRKSYGRKTIVLNGASFHAASGEYIAIVGANGCGKSTLLEILAGSLKADGGSLKIDGTDAFADAKMFQKYIGFVPQENPLMEKLSARDNLKFWYCDTGRNMEADLLNGVPAVLGVSGYLDKRVDKLSGGMKKRLSICCALAKNPPVLILDEPGASLDIVCKQDIMNYLSAYTKSGGTVIITSHEEGELKLADRMYLLKNGKLNELDHPVTGNELLEIIHR is encoded by the coding sequence ATGTTTATAGAGGTGGAAAATATTAGAAAATCATATGGCAGGAAAACGATAGTGCTTAACGGCGCTTCGTTTCATGCTGCCAGCGGAGAGTATATTGCCATAGTCGGTGCCAACGGCTGTGGCAAATCTACTCTTCTGGAGATACTGGCAGGAAGTCTTAAGGCAGATGGAGGAAGTCTTAAGATAGATGGCACAGATGCATTTGCAGATGCGAAGATGTTTCAGAAATATATTGGTTTTGTGCCGCAGGAGAATCCACTTATGGAGAAGCTGTCGGCAAGAGATAATCTTAAATTCTGGTACTGTGATACCGGAAGAAATATGGAAGCAGACTTATTAAACGGTGTTCCTGCAGTGTTAGGAGTATCAGGATATCTTGACAAACGTGTTGATAAGCTGTCAGGAGGCATGAAGAAGCGTTTAAGTATATGCTGTGCACTGGCTAAGAATCCACCTGTACTTATACTAGATGAGCCGGGAGCTTCGTTAGATATTGTATGTAAACAGGATATTATGAATTATCTGTCTGCTTATACGAAAAGCGGAGGTACAGTCATTATAACAAGCCACGAAGAAGGTGAATTAAAGCTTGCTGACAGAATGTATCTTTTAAAGAATGGTAAGCTTAATGAACTTGACCATCCGGTTACCGGCAATGAGCTTTTAGAGATTATTCACAGATAG
- a CDS encoding ABC transporter ATP-binding protein gives MKKNKSTFVKLLKRIKKHSFFIILSLIMAAVTVATTLYVPILVGRGIDCIIGVDNVDFAKIVNILIRIGIFVGITALSQWLMNICNNRITYEVTRDIRNEAIEKIQVLPLKYIDGHSYGEIVSRVIADVDQFADGLLMGFTQFFTGVMTILGTLIFMITINAKITLAVVVITPLSFLVASFIAKKTFSMFKLQSETRGEQTALIDEMIGGQKVVKAYGYEDEAVRKFDEINERLQKYSLKAIFFSSITNPSTRFVNSLVYASVAIVGAFSAINGINGVSAGITVGQLSSFLSYANQYTKPFNEISGVVTELQNAIACAARIFELIEEDPEIPDAKDAKVIDEVDGTVELNDVCFSYVPDKKLIENFNLHVKKGQRIAIVGPTGCGKTTVINLLMRFYDVNSGSIDVSGTDIRQMTRKSLRQGFGMVLQETWLKSGTIRENIVMGKPDATEEEIIAAAKAAHSYGFIKRMSNGFDTVIGEDGGSLSQGQKQLLCITRIMLAKPPMLILDEATSSIDTRTEIKIQNAFAKLMEGRTSFIVAHRLSTIQSADVILVMKDGHIIEQGNHEELLAKNGFYHKLYYSQFDTAAQN, from the coding sequence ATGAAGAAGAATAAATCAACATTTGTAAAACTCCTTAAAAGAATTAAGAAGCACAGCTTTTTTATAATATTATCGCTTATTATGGCAGCAGTAACTGTTGCAACTACACTTTATGTACCAATTCTTGTAGGTCGTGGAATTGACTGCATTATCGGTGTGGATAATGTGGATTTTGCAAAGATTGTGAATATACTTATAAGAATCGGTATATTTGTTGGAATTACAGCACTTTCACAGTGGCTTATGAACATATGTAACAACAGAATCACATATGAAGTAACAAGAGATATAAGAAATGAGGCTATAGAAAAAATTCAGGTGCTTCCACTCAAGTACATTGACGGACATTCATATGGTGAGATTGTGAGCCGTGTAATAGCTGATGTTGACCAGTTTGCAGATGGTCTGCTTATGGGATTCACACAGTTTTTTACAGGTGTCATGACTATACTTGGAACACTTATATTTATGATTACAATCAATGCTAAGATTACACTTGCTGTTGTTGTTATCACGCCACTTTCGTTTTTAGTTGCAAGCTTTATTGCCAAGAAGACCTTCAGCATGTTCAAACTTCAGTCTGAGACAAGAGGCGAGCAGACAGCACTTATTGATGAAATGATTGGCGGACAGAAGGTAGTTAAGGCTTACGGATATGAAGATGAGGCGGTAAGAAAATTTGATGAGATTAATGAAAGACTTCAGAAGTATTCCTTAAAGGCAATCTTCTTCTCATCTATAACTAATCCTTCAACAAGATTCGTAAACAGTCTTGTATATGCGAGTGTTGCGATTGTTGGTGCATTTTCAGCTATCAATGGCATTAACGGAGTTAGTGCAGGTATCACAGTTGGCCAGTTATCAAGCTTCTTAAGCTATGCCAACCAGTATACTAAGCCTTTTAATGAGATATCAGGCGTTGTTACTGAACTTCAGAATGCTATTGCATGTGCAGCCAGAATATTTGAACTTATTGAAGAAGACCCTGAGATTCCTGATGCTAAAGACGCAAAGGTTATTGATGAGGTTGACGGAACAGTTGAGCTTAATGATGTGTGCTTTTCCTATGTACCTGACAAGAAGCTTATTGAGAACTTCAATCTTCATGTCAAGAAGGGACAGAGAATTGCGATTGTAGGACCTACAGGCTGTGGTAAAACAACAGTTATTAATCTTCTTATGAGATTCTATGATGTTAACAGTGGAAGCATTGATGTATCAGGAACTGATATAAGACAGATGACAAGAAAATCATTAAGACAGGGCTTTGGTATGGTGCTTCAGGAGACATGGCTAAAGTCAGGGACTATAAGAGAGAATATCGTAATGGGTAAGCCTGATGCTACAGAGGAAGAGATTATTGCAGCAGCCAAGGCAGCACATTCATATGGATTCATCAAGAGAATGTCTAACGGATTCGACACAGTTATAGGCGAGGATGGTGGAAGCCTTTCACAGGGACAGAAGCAGCTTTTATGTATAACAAGAATTATGCTTGCAAAGCCGCCAATGCTTATTCTTGATGAGGCTACATCTTCTATTGATACAAGAACAGAGATAAAGATACAGAATGCATTTGCAAAGCTGATGGAGGGAAGAACAAGCTTTATTGTAGCCCACAGACTTTCAACTATCCAGTCTGCGGATGTTATTCTTGTTATGAAAGACGGACATATTATAGAGCAGGGTAATCATGAAGAATTACTGGCTAAGAACGGATTCTATCACAAGCTGTATTACAGCCAGTTTGATACAGCAGCCCAGAATTAA
- a CDS encoding ABC transporter ATP-binding protein, whose protein sequence is MKMIMRFLKDYKKECVLAPLFKMLEAIFELFVPLVVSSVIDKGIVNADKGYIMQMCFMLILLAIIGLVCAITAQYFSAKAAVGAATGMRHSLFAHIQTFSFTEMDTLGTSTLVTRMTSDINQVQNGINMVLRLFLRSPFIVFGAMIMAFTIDVKAALVFVAAIPVLALIVFGIMLATRPMYKNVQSGLDKILGITRENLTGVRVIRAFNKEQDEVKRFKNDNESLNRLQKFVGKISGLMNPLTYVVVNVSIIALIWIGGVRVNAGALTQGQVVALYNYMSQILVELIKLANLIITITKALACAGRIESVFEVTSGMADGSVKEAAAREEQPCVEFKNVSLTYSGSGAPSVEGINFKAMKGQTIGVIGGTGSGKSSLVNLIPRLYDATQGEVLVDGVNVKDYDIETLRNKVGIVMQKAVLFKGTIRENMWMGKKGATDEQIDEALEISQSKEFVDSKQGRLDYVIEQGGKNLSGGQRQRLTIARAIVRKPDVLILDDSASALDFATDAALRKAIRGMNNSPTVFIVSQRAASLMYADLIIVLDDGQVAGMGTHDELLANCEVYKEIYESQFKKADSEGGVA, encoded by the coding sequence ATGAAAATGATTATGAGATTCCTTAAGGATTACAAAAAGGAATGTGTTCTGGCACCGCTTTTTAAGATGCTTGAGGCGATATTTGAGCTGTTTGTGCCGCTGGTAGTATCATCAGTTATCGATAAGGGTATTGTTAATGCAGACAAGGGATACATTATGCAGATGTGTTTTATGCTTATACTTCTTGCAATCATAGGACTTGTATGTGCCATCACAGCACAGTATTTCAGTGCCAAGGCTGCAGTTGGTGCAGCAACAGGAATGAGACACAGTTTATTTGCACATATCCAGACATTCTCATTCACAGAGATGGATACACTTGGTACATCGACACTTGTAACAAGAATGACAAGTGATATTAATCAGGTACAGAATGGTATCAACATGGTACTGCGACTGTTCCTTCGTTCACCATTTATTGTATTTGGTGCGATGATTATGGCATTTACTATTGATGTGAAGGCAGCACTTGTATTTGTTGCGGCAATCCCGGTACTTGCACTTATCGTATTCGGTATCATGCTTGCAACAAGACCTATGTACAAAAATGTACAGTCAGGACTTGATAAGATTCTTGGAATAACAAGAGAGAACCTTACCGGTGTGAGAGTTATCAGAGCATTCAATAAGGAACAGGATGAGGTTAAGCGTTTCAAAAACGATAACGAAAGCCTTAACAGGTTGCAGAAATTCGTTGGTAAGATATCAGGACTTATGAATCCGCTTACTTATGTTGTTGTAAATGTATCAATAATTGCACTTATATGGATTGGCGGAGTAAGAGTTAACGCCGGTGCACTTACACAGGGACAGGTCGTTGCACTTTACAATTATATGTCACAGATATTAGTTGAACTTATCAAGCTTGCCAATCTTATCATTACAATAACTAAGGCACTTGCATGTGCAGGAAGAATTGAGTCTGTATTCGAAGTGACATCTGGAATGGCAGATGGCAGCGTTAAGGAAGCTGCAGCCAGGGAAGAACAGCCATGTGTTGAATTTAAGAATGTTTCACTTACATACAGCGGTTCAGGTGCACCTTCAGTTGAAGGAATTAATTTCAAGGCTATGAAAGGCCAGACAATCGGTGTTATCGGTGGTACTGGTTCAGGTAAATCAAGTCTTGTTAATCTTATTCCGAGACTGTACGATGCTACACAGGGCGAAGTACTTGTTGATGGTGTAAATGTTAAAGATTATGATATTGAGACTTTAAGAAATAAGGTCGGTATCGTTATGCAGAAAGCAGTACTTTTTAAAGGTACTATAAGAGAGAATATGTGGATGGGAAAGAAGGGTGCTACTGATGAGCAGATAGATGAAGCACTTGAGATTTCACAGTCTAAGGAATTCGTAGATTCTAAGCAGGGACGTCTGGATTATGTTATAGAGCAGGGAGGTAAGAACCTTTCAGGTGGCCAGAGACAGAGACTTACTATTGCAAGAGCAATCGTAAGAAAGCCGGATGTGCTTATTCTTGATGACAGTGCATCAGCTCTTGATTTTGCAACTGATGCAGCACTTCGAAAAGCTATAAGGGGAATGAACAATTCTCCTACTGTGTTCATAGTTTCACAGAGAGCGGCATCACTTATGTATGCTGATCTCATTATCGTATTAGATGACGGACAGGTTGCAGGAATGGGAACACATGACGAGCTTCTTGCAAATTGTGAGGTTTATAAAGAAATATATGAATCACAGTTTAAGAAAGCAGATTCAGAAGGGGGTGTAGCATAA
- the fliB gene encoding flagellin lysine-N-methylase — protein MKVMTPHYYKDFRCIAGACTDTCCAGWDVDVDKNSYKYYKTVKGAFGKRLKSVMVPSQDGECTFTLKEGGRCPFLNDDNLCDLYIELGEDKLCETCAEFPRFINDYGNIREIGIAPSCKTAGELMFSYKDELKFDSAEDNSLTPEPNDIDAYTYMQLRQARIVAFGIISDRDISIFERLMLYLDYAKRIQKHLDDERDELIAGVAKRFCGPDYREELLDRLKSRDEKLHGKRLIKGLRHFFDDFKGMEVINPDWNIHVARVRQFLDGLTDDSGLAAVMKTYHAGSEVFAHEYEQLAMYYVYRYMLDAVNDYDILLKAKNAVIGILAVDIMAAANEASGCTPDFTMRVDIAHLYSRQFEHSYYNYEVYREYFGMKRCYSYKFLMDALVSLN, from the coding sequence ATGAAAGTAATGACACCACATTATTATAAGGATTTTAGATGCATTGCAGGAGCCTGTACAGATACATGCTGTGCCGGGTGGGATGTCGATGTTGATAAGAATTCTTACAAATATTATAAAACAGTTAAAGGTGCTTTTGGAAAGCGCCTGAAGAGTGTAATGGTACCATCACAGGACGGAGAATGTACATTTACACTGAAAGAAGGAGGACGATGTCCTTTTCTTAATGATGATAATCTGTGCGATTTATATATAGAACTTGGAGAGGATAAGCTGTGTGAAACATGTGCAGAGTTTCCAAGATTTATTAACGATTATGGCAATATAAGAGAAATTGGCATAGCCCCCTCGTGTAAGACGGCTGGTGAGCTGATGTTTTCTTATAAAGATGAACTTAAATTTGATTCGGCTGAGGATAACAGCCTTACGCCTGAGCCTAATGATATAGACGCATATACATATATGCAGCTTCGGCAGGCAAGAATAGTGGCTTTTGGAATAATATCAGACAGGGATATAAGTATATTTGAGAGACTGATGCTCTACCTTGATTATGCAAAGCGTATCCAGAAGCATCTTGATGATGAAAGGGACGAGCTTATAGCTGGTGTTGCAAAAAGGTTCTGTGGACCTGATTACAGAGAGGAGCTGCTTGACAGACTAAAAAGCCGGGATGAGAAGCTGCATGGCAAAAGGCTGATAAAGGGATTGAGGCATTTCTTTGATGACTTTAAAGGAATGGAGGTAATCAATCCTGACTGGAATATTCATGTGGCAAGAGTAAGACAGTTCTTAGACGGGCTGACGGATGATTCTGGGCTTGCAGCGGTAATGAAAACTTACCATGCGGGAAGTGAAGTATTTGCACATGAATATGAGCAGCTTGCAATGTACTATGTGTATAGATACATGCTTGACGCAGTGAATGATTACGATATCCTGCTTAAAGCAAAGAATGCGGTTATAGGCATACTTGCAGTGGACATTATGGCAGCAGCTAATGAGGCGTCCGGATGTACGCCTGATTTTACAATGCGCGTTGATATAGCACATTTGTATTCAAGACAGTTCGAACATTCATATTACAATTATGAAGTTTATAGAGAGTACTTTGGCATGAAGAGATGTTATTCATATAAGTTTCTTATGGACGCTTTAGTGTCACTGAATTAA